One region of Suncus etruscus isolate mSunEtr1 chromosome 5, mSunEtr1.pri.cur, whole genome shotgun sequence genomic DNA includes:
- the HYCC2 gene encoding hyccin 2, with protein sequence MLGSDHSVVEEWLSEFKALPDTQITNYAATLHRKKSLVPALYKVIQDSDNELLEPVCHQLFELYRSSEVRLKRFTLQFLPELMWVYLRLTVSRDRQSNGCIEALLLGIYNLEIADKDGNNKVLSFTIPSLSKPSIYHEPSTIGSMALTEGALCQHDLIRVVYSDLHPQRETFTAQNRFEVLSFLMLCYNSAIVYMPASSYQSLCQMGSRVCVSGFPRQHEKQWKELCGRIVLDPEFMVQLLTGVYYAMYNGQWDLGQEVLDDIIYRAQLELFSQPLLVANAMKNSLPFDAPDSSQEGQKVLKVEVTPTVPRISRTAITTASIRRHRWRREDGFDFSNEADSSIPGSPVQHGSTDLGIKRVQEGEVLVRRTPDPGSPEPNSAAATTEGAEGVNGEESLNLNDADEGFSSGASLSSQPVGTKPASSQRASLRKVAAGRSAKEKETSAVKSSESPQESVVRRQFVQQPADLSVDSAELTPMKKHLSLPAGQVVPKTHNLIRTASASSSKSFDYVNGSQASTSIGVGLEGVSNLAATNANRFSTISLQEDRLGQTGESKDLLSAGAPLTKQSRSPSFNMQLISQV encoded by the exons ATGCTGGGATCTGATCACAGTGTTGTAGAAGAATGGTTATCAGAATTCAAG GCATTACCTGACACTCAGATCACCAATTATGCAGCAACTCTTCATCGGAAAAAGTCCCTGGTACCCGCCCTCTATAAAGTTATTCAGGATTCAGACAATGAG ctcTTAGAGCCTGTTTGCCACCAGCTGTTTGAGCTCTATCGTAGCTCTGAAGTTCGTCTTAAGAGGTTCACACTACAGTTCTTGCCAGAATTGATGTGGGTTTATTTACGGCTTACAGTTAGCCGAGATAGACAAAGTAATGGTTGCATTGAAGCTCTTCTGTTAGGAATTTATAATTTG gaaATTGCTGATAAAGACGGAAACAATAAAGTTCTATCTTTCACTATTCCTTCTTTATCCAAGCCTTCAATATATCATGAG CCCTCAACAATCGGATCCATGGCTTTGACAGAAGGAGCCTTGTGTCAGCATGATCTCATCAGGGTTGTTTATAGTGATCTTCATCCTCAAAGGGAAACATTCACTGCACAAAATCG gTTTGAAGTGCTGAGTTTCCTCATGCTGTGTTATAACTCTGCTATTGTGTACATGCCTGCTTCTTCATACCAGTCTCTCTGTCAGATGGGCTCCAG GGTTTGTGTGAGTGGATTTCCACGGCAGCATGAAAAACAGTGGAAGGAACTCTGTGGCCGAATAGTGTTGGATCCCGAATTTATGGTGCAACTTCTCACAGGGGTTTATTATGCCAT GTATAATGGACAATGGGACCTGGGCCAGGAAGTCCTTGATGACATCATTTACAGAGCTCAGCTTGAACTCTTTTCTCAACCACTGTTG GTTGCTAATGCCATGAAAAATTCATTACCATTCGATGCGCCGGATTCTTCACAAGAAGGCCAGAAAGTACTTAAAGTGGAAGTCACCCCAACAGTACCGAGGATCTCTCGGACTGCGATTACAACAGCTTCCATCCGTCGCCACAGATGGAGGAGAGAAG ATGGCTTTGACTTCTCAAACGAGGCTGACTCGAGTATTCCTGGCTCCCCGGTCCAACACGGCTCCACTGACCTAGGGATCAAACGTGTGCAAGAGGGGGAGGTGCTGGTGCGCAGGACCCCTGATCCTGGCTCACCGGAGCCCAACTCAGCAGCAGCCACAACAGAGG GTGCTGAGGGTGTAAATGGAGAAGAATCTCTTAACCTGAATGATGCAGATGAAGGATTTTCATCAGGAGCTtccctgagcagtcagccagTAGGGACCAAACCAGCTTCTTCCCAGAGGGCAAGTTTAAGGAAAGTAGCAGCCGGGCGGTCAGCCAAGGAGAAAGAAACCTCTGCTGTCAAATCCAGCGAAAGCCCTCAAGAATCGGTAGTTCGAAGGCAGTTTGTGCAGCAGCCAGCTGACCTTAGTGTAGATTCAGCTGAGCTAACACCTATGAAGAAACACCTGAGCCTGCCTGCTGGCCAGGTGGTGCCAAAAACCCATAACCTAATCCGGACAGCCAGTGCTTCCTCAAGTAAATCATTTGACTACGTCAATGGCAGTCAAGCAAGTACCAGCATTGGGGTTGGCCTTGAGGGAGTTTCTAATTTAGCAGCTACCAATGCTAATCGATTTTCAACAATCAGTCTGCAAGAAGACAGACTAGGGCAAACTGGAGAGAGCAAAGACCTCCTCAGCGCAGGAGCGCCCTTAACCAAGCAGTCTCGATCCCCGAGTTTCAATATGCAGCTGATATCCCAGGTGTAG